A genomic region of Cannabis sativa cultivar Pink pepper isolate KNU-18-1 chromosome 1, ASM2916894v1, whole genome shotgun sequence contains the following coding sequences:
- the LOC115704339 gene encoding uncharacterized protein LOC115704339 → MEKIRLCGQNLETWGKNLTGSFKKRIGFWKKKIAQFKGSHDADDISAYNEAEKQLFEIYAQREVFWRQRSKQLWLRDGDNNSRYFHTSATTRQKNNAITKLQGPNGVWCDWNSGLNHVIQSYFEELFCSSNVHLAGVVDNIRPSLTAQQNVDLLASVTEEEVKAALFQMHPEKSPGPDGMTPGFFQKCWSIVKKDVVALVMANRLKAVLPQLISDTQSAFVPGRYMTDNIVISYEVMHYLKQKRMGKEGYMALKLDFSKAYDRVEWQFLEAVLQRMGFDSKWIHLVMSCISSVEYMLIKHYEVSHQIRGIRVANGAPFIFHMLFADDSYIFCRANGNDSTNASVCSSICQSMGIQEAGENSSYLGLPCTSGRNKNVVFGFLKDKASKRIMSWEGKFLSKAGKELLLKTVAQALPNHAMHKHKGGLGFKDLRQYNIALLGKQAWRLLVHDSTLVSKVFKARYFPNGSFLSASLGNNPSYVWRSIFEAKDLIMAGARRSIASGIQTLILGDPWLPDVEDPYVHSIHPGLVNQTVASLMCVQSKQWDKEIIEDLFDTRDRNLIFSILLFETVQTDCWSWSKDCTGLYSVKSAYGWLQNQSNVPGLDTGFWKVFWKIKVQPKVLQFAWRALTDTLAMKVQLTTKHVYVNKLCIFCNMAEETIIHVLNNSKEQIEEALMVSWAIWNARNNLMWNQKNTTAAEVVLSARTHLYQWQNAQQTKGEPPLSHFEVGREVEHWTKPTESMVKVNVDGATFEATNAFGYGFISRDTNGAIIEARCSSKSGNSSPETVEVLGIKEALSWIKGKTWSKVVIESDCLVAVQAIHTKVVLPSLFGMLVQDCQYLLSQLSHVQLCFVKRSANKVAHFLARSSCYLSDRSFFKNNSPSELLKIVEELVSLNKRKVFGRRLIKVLLWEERELSANPYLRLSRFRPDQPLGSKPPRWDPYRVGKSTTTQATRSHTTTPVSNLLLQIGAKLVKAFRNIPGADIVKIERLTLLKHVPNSRLRRFVI, encoded by the exons ATGGAAAAAATAAGGTTGTGTGGCCAGAATCTTGAGACTTGGGGGAAAAATCTCACTGGAAGCTTTAAAAAAAGGATTGGTTTTTGGAAAAAGAAAATTGCCCAGTTCAAGGGAAGCCATGATGCtgatgatatttcagcttacaATGAAGCAGAAAAACAGCTTTTTGAAATATATGCTCAAAGGGAAGTATTTTGGCGCCAACGATCGAAACAACTTTGGCTTAGAGATGGTGATAACAACAGCAGATATTTCCACACTTCAGCAACCACAAGACAAAAAAATAATGCAATTACCAAACTTCAGGGGCCTAATGGAGTCTGGTGCGATTGGAATTCAGGTTTGAATCATGTTATTCAAAGCTATTTTGAGGAATTATTTTGTTCTTCTAATGTCCATTTGGCTGGTGTGGTGGACAATATTCGTCCCTCGTTGACTGCTCAACAGAACGTCGACCTCCTTGCTTCGGTTACTGAAGAAGAAGTCAAGGCTGCACTATTTCAGATGCATCCCGAAAAATCACCTGGTCCCGATGGCATGACTCCCGGTTTCTTTCAAAAATGTTGGAGCATTGTTAAAAAGGATGTTGTTGCTCTG GTTATGGCCAATCGTTTAAAAGCTGTGCTCCCTCAGTTAATATCTGATACACAGAGTGCCTTTGTCCCTGGACGTTACATGACTGATAATATTGTGATCTCTTATGAGGTCATGCATTATCTCAAGCAGAAAAGAATGGGAAAGGAAGGCTATATGGCGTTGAAACTTGACTTTAGTAAGGCTTACGATAGGGTTGAGTGGCAATTTCTTGAAGCGGTCCTTCAAAGAATGGGTTTTGATTCTAAATGGATTCACCTTGTTATGTCATGTATCTCATCTGTTGAATACATG TTAATCAAGCATTATGAAGTTTCACATCAGATTAGAGGTATACGTGTTGCTAATGGTGCTCCTTTTATCTTCCACATGCTTTTTGCGGATGACAGCTATATTTTTTGCCGTGCTAATGGAAATGATTCAACTAAC GCTTCTGTCTGTTCTTCTATTTGCCAAAGTATGGGGATTCAAGAAGCTGGTGAAAACAGTTCATACTTGGGACTGCCATGTACAAGTGGAAGAAATAAAAATGTTGTATTTGGTTTTCTAAAGGACAAGGCTAGCAAGCGAATAATGAGTTGGGAAGGGAAGTTTTTGTCAAAGGCAGGTAAAGAGTTGCTTCTCAAAACGGTTGCGCAGGCTCTTCCTAATCATGCCAT GCACAAACATAAAGGGGGACTCGGCTTTAAAGACTTGAGACAATATAATATTGCTTTATTGGGTAAACAAGCTTGGAGATTGCTGGTGCATGATTCAACATTGGTGAGTAAGGTGTTTAAAGCTAGATATTTTCCTAATGGGTCATTCCTATCTGCTagcttgggaaacaatcccagtTACGTTTGGAGAAGCATTTTCGAAGCCAAGGATCTTATTATGGCTGGGGCAAGGAGGAGTATAGCAAGTGGCATTCAAACTTTGATACTTGGAGACCCTTGGCTCCCTGATGTGGAGGATCCGTACGTGCATTCTATACATCCGGGGCTGGTGAATCAAACAGTGGCTTCTTTAATGTGTGTTCAGTCTAAGCAATGGGATAAAGAGATCATTGAGGACTTATTTGATACGAGAGATCGTAACTTGATTTTTAGTATCCTTTTGTTCGAAACTGTACAAACTGATTGTTGGTCCTGGAGCAAAGATTGTACGGGATTATATTCAGTAAAAAGTGCTTACGGGTGGCTGCAAAACCAGTCCAATGTTCCTGGTTTGGATACTGGTTTTTGGAAAGTGTTTTGGAAGATAAAAGTTCAACCGAAGGTACTTCAATTTGCTTGGAGAGCTCTCACTGACACCTTAGCTATGAAAGTTCAACTCACCACAAAGCATGTTTATGTTAATAAACTTTGCATTTTCTGCAATATGGCAGAGGAGACAATAATACATGTTCTG AATAATTCTAAGGAACAAATAGAGGAAGCCTTGATGGTGTCTTGGGCGATTTGGAATGCTAGAAACAACCTGATGTGGAACCAAAAGAATACTACTGCTGCTGAAGTAGTTTTATCAGCGCGAACTCATCTTTACCAATGGCAAAATGCTCAACAAACTAAGGGTGAACCTCCTTTATCTCACTTTGAGGTAGGAAGAGAGGTGGAGCATTGGACAAAACCAACTGAATCTATGGTAAAGGTTAACGTGGATGGAGCTACTTTTGAAGCTACTAATGCTTTTGGTTATGGTTTCATTTCAAGGGACACTAATGGAGCGATTATTGAAGCAAGATGTTCTAGTAAGAGTGGGAATTCTTCACCCGAAACTGTTGAAGTGTTGGGAATAAAAGAAGCCCTTAGTTGGATTAAGGGGAAAACATGGAGTAAGGTGGTGATTGAAAGTGATTGTCTCGTTGCTGTTCAGGCTATCCATACCAAAGTGGTGCTGCCATCTTTGTTTGGTATGCTTGTGCAAGACTGTCAGTACCTACTCTCACAATTATCTCATGTTCAATTGTGCTTTGTAAAGCGTTCTGCTAATAAGGTCGCGCATTTCCTTGCGCGTAGTTCTTGTTATTTGTCAGATCGTAGTTTCTTTAAAAACAATTCACCTTCCGAATTGTTAAAGATT GTTGAAGAGCTAGTTTCATTGAACAAGAGAAAAGTATTCGGAAGAAGACTTATCAAAGTCTTACtttgggaggaa AGAGAGCTCTCCGCAAATCCTTATCTTCGATTAAGCCGCTTC
- the LOC133029053 gene encoding protein ALP1-like: MNSYPGSSSYLSSSSSSDDEYYDDIEMQVVGQITANNNFCIAQHQQNQSSRRGSIPGHIVINRDRENADRNLFNDYFAENPRFTDLMFRRRFRMGRPLFLRILDAIQRHDNYFLQRRDRMGKLGLSGLQKVTAVFRMLAYGMPADATDEYIKIGESTTLESLKRFCRAVVEVFGAHYLRSPNAHDVARLLHIGERRGFPGMLGSLDCMHWKWKNCPTAWGGQYAGRSGSPTINLEAVADYDLWIWHAYFGLPGSNNDINVLEASHLFANLAEGIAPPANYVIKGKEYNMGYYLADGIYPKWSTLVQTIHDPRGPKKKLFAMKQEACRKDVERAFGVLQSRFAIIAGPARLWNKTVLHDIMTSCIIMHNMIIEDERDLNAPIEERVEVPSPEVEMVEDDNARFQEFLARHRKIKDKDAHIELRNALIEHLWDEYGNSQN, encoded by the coding sequence atgaattcttaTCCTGGTAGTTCATCGTATTTATCATCATCGTCTTCTTCAGATGATGAATATTATGATGATATAGAAATGCAAGTGGTAGGTCAAATCACTGCTAACAATAATTTTTGTATCGCTCAACACCAACAAAATCAAAGCTCACGTCGAGGCTCGATTCCTGGTCATATAGTTATTAACCGTGACCGGGAAAATGCTGATCGTAATCTTTTCAACGACTATTTTGCAGAGAATCCTCGATTTACCGATTTGATGTTTCGCCGAAGATTTCGAATGGGTCGTCCTTTATTCCTTCGTATTTTGGATGCTATACAAAGACATGACAATTACTTTCTCCAGCGAAGGGATAGAATGGGAAAACTCGGGTTATCAGGCTTGCAAAAAGTTACAGCTGTATTTCGTATGCTAGCATATGGTATGCCGGCAGATGCTACCGATGAATACATCAAAATAGGAGAATCTACAACTTTAGAAAGCTTGAAGCGATTTTGTCGTGCTGTTGTTGAGGTGTTTGGAGCCCACTATCTCCGATCACCCAACGCTCATGATGTTGCAAGACTACTCCACATTGGTGAACGTCGAGGTTTTCCAGGAATGTTGGGAAGTTTGGATTGTATGCATTGGAAATGGAAAAATTGTCCAACTGCTTGGGGAGGACAATATGCCGGTCGTAGTGGGTCCCCGACTATTAATCTTGAAGCAGTAGCTGACTATGATCTCTGGATATGGCATGCATATTTTGGCTTACCAGGATCTAATAATGACATTAATGTGTTAGAGGCATCCCATCTTTTTGCTAATCTGGCTGAAGGTATTGCTCCACCCGCTAATTATGTTATTAAaggaaaagagtacaatatggGTTATTATTTAGCCGATGGTATATATCCAAAATGGTCCACTCTTGTTCAAACTATCCATGATCCACGTGGTCCAAAAAAGAAACTATTTGCAATGAAACAAGAAGCATGTAGAAAAGATGTTGAACGTGCATTTGGAGTATTGCAATCTAGATTTGCAATTATTGCTGGACCGGCACGTCTTTGGAATAAAACGGTTTTACATGATATAATGACTTCATGTATTATTATGCATAATATGATAATAGAAGATGAACGTGATCTAAATGCACCAATTGAAGAGCGTGTCGAAGTGCCAAGTCCAGAAGTTGAGATGGTAGAAGATGATAATGCTCGGTTTCAAGAATTTCTTGCCagacatagaaaaattaaagataaagATGCTCACATTGAGCTTCGAAATGCATTAATCGAACACTTGTGGGACGAATATGGTAActcacaaaattaa